The sequence CGTTAAATTTTATATTGCCCACGCTCCCTCTGTTAACGGCTTCGTCGAGTCCGTCGTCGTACATGAGAGTCCTGAGCGAATTATCCCGGTCGAGTATATTAATTTTTCTTACTTCGTCGAAATCGTGGTCGTCGGCTTCCAACCAGAATACGGGAACGAAATTGAATTTATCGTATTTATCATTTAAGTATGTCGCCAGTTTGATGGCTGTAATAGTCTTGTAAAACGTATAAAGCGGTCCTCCGAAAATACCCAATTGCTGTCCGGTAACAATCGCTATTGTATTTTTCGAATTTAGTTCCTCTATGTTGGAAAGCGTAAGTTTCGAAGCGCGGATGTTTTTGTACTGTTCTTTGATTATTTCCGTTACTTTTTCTCTGTGTGGTCGTTCGTATGAATGAAGAGAATCGAATAGCTTTTGATATCCCTGTTCGTCGCGAAAGTTTTTGCCGTAAAATTTTTCTACGTTTTCGAATTCATAAAGATAATCGAGAAATAAATTCGGATGTCCGGGTATGTCCGAATAATTTATGTACATTATTGACCTCAGACTTAATGAAAAATATTTTATATTTGTCGAAGTAATAATATGAAGATTTTACAGTGTCAAAATAATAAAAAATCCAATAGACTAAAATCGATAATTTGATAAGGGGGAACTTAATGTCGCGGGAATTTATTATCTCCGTAGACCTCGGAGGAACAAAAATATTGACTGCTCTGGTCGATAAAGATAATAATATCGTATCGCGTATAAAAATTCCTACTTCTTTGAAAAAAGGAGCGGACGGTTTGGTCGACTCGATCTCCGAGTCGGTAACAGCGATAATAAGGGAAAATAGCCTGACCGAAAAAAATATTAAAGCCGTGGCAATGGGCGTACCCGGTACGGTTAATCCCTTTACTGGAATAATAGATACCGCTCCGAATCTCGGGATCAATAATTTCAATATAAAAGAAGCTCTCTCTTCAAAAATTTCGATGCCCGTTTTGATTGAAAACGACGTTAATCTGGCAGGACTGGGAATCAAGAAATTCGAGTTCGGGGATGAAGTGAAGAATATGCTGGTGGTGTTTATCGGAACGGGAATAGGAGGCGCTCTGTTCTTCGACGGTAAAATCTACAGAGGTTCCAGTTTCTACGCCGGCGAAATTGGTCATATGCTGGTTGACAAAAAAGGCGCGTTTGCCACAAAACCCAAAAGAAGAACTTTCGAAAAGACTGCCAGCAGAACTGCAATTGAGGAAACTATTATTAAAGAAATCCGTAAGGGAAAGGATTCGATACTAAGAAAGTACGTAGAATCCGGAAAGAAATTAAAAAGCAAAGTATTGCTCGAGGCGTTAAAAAAGCAGGATAAATTGACGGTGAAGGTTCTGTCGAAAGCGGCGACAGTTACGGGTACTGTACTCGGTAGTTTAACAACTTTACTGAATTTCGATACCATTGTTCTGGGGGGCGGGGTAGTGGAGGCAATGGAGGACTTTATACTCCCGATTATTAAAGCCTCGTTTTACAACGGCGTTTTACCGGCTCCGGGTAAGATTGTCGAAATAAGAGCTACTAAATTGGGGGACGACGCTGCAATCTACGGCGGTATTGCCCTGGCGGAGGAATTCCTGAAATAATAATTTACCCGAGTTGTTCTTTGTATTTTTCTTCAATCGATTCAAGCTGAGTAGATAATTCCGTCCATTCTTCGAAAGACAGTTCGAGCTCTTTTTTAATGTTATTATAAGCGATGTTTTTTTCTTTTAAGAATTCCGGATTGTTAAATGTCTTGGGGTCGGCCAGTTCTTTTTCCAATTCAAGTTTAGTTTGCTCGAGTTCGTTTATTCTTTCTTCGCAATGGTATAATCTTTCCCTTAATTCTTTCGTTTCTTTATATTTTAATTGACGCAGCTCGGCTTCTTTTCTTTTGGTTTCTTTTCTGAACGATTTGTTGGACTGATTCTGTCCTGCAGATTCTTCGAACGCTCGTTCTTCTTCTTTTTTCGATAAATAATAATCGATGCCGCCGTAATGAACTCTGAGGGATTTGTCTCTTAATTCATAAACCTTGTTAATTATCGGTTTCAGAAAATCAATATCGTGGGATACGATTATCAATGTGCCTTTGAAATCCGCCAGAGCGTTTTGCAGAATTTCTTTGGATGAATAATCGAGATGGTTCGTCGGTTCGTCGAGAATTATAACATTGCTTTTTGTAAGCAGGAGACGCGCCAAAGCGAGCCTGCTTTTTTCTCCGCCCGAGAGAACTTTCACTTTCTTAAATATCGAATCCCCCGTAAAAAGGAACGAACCGAGCAACGACCTTAATTGACCCGGAGTCAGTTCGTCGTTTACCGTTTGCAATGAATCGATCAGGTCGTCTTCTCCATTTAAAGATTCGGTAACTTCCTGTTCGTAGTAGGAGACTATTGTGTTATGTCCGTAAATTACTTCCCCGGAAGAGGGCTCAATTCTTTTGGCAATTACTTTTGCTAACGTAGTTTTGCCGGCTCCGTTGGGACCGACAATTGCAATTTTTTCTCCACGTTCTATTTTGACGTCAATATTTTCGAGCACTTTTAAGACGCCGTACGATTTTGAAATCTTTTTTAATTCAACGGGAATTGCGCCGCTCTGTTCCACTTCGGGAATACGGAAATTTATATGTTTTTCGTCGTCTTCGAGCTCGACCCTTTCGAGTTTTTCCAATTGCTTTATGCGGCTTTGGACCTGTCGAGCTTTTGTAGCTTTATACCTGAATCTTTCGATAAAGCGTTCTGTTTCTTTGATTTTCTTTTCGAGATTTTTTTCAGCTTCTTTTAATTGTATTTCTCTTTCTTTACGAAATCTTAAATATTGATCGTATGTGCCGGGGAAAAAATTAATTTTTCTGTTAAATATTTCGAGAGTTTTGTTTGTAACGTTATTAATAAAATGTCTGTCGTGCGAAACGATTATCAAAGCGCCGCGGTAATTTTTAAGAAAGCCTTCTAACCACATTAATGTGTCGATGTCAAGGTGATTCGTCGGTTCGTCGAGAAGTATTAAATCGTTTTCTCCCAATAAAATCTTAGCCAATTGAATTCTCATTTGCCATCCGCCCGAAAACTCTTCGGTTCTGCGATTGAAATCGGTATTTTTGAATCCCAAGCCCGTAAGTACTTTTTCGGCTCTCGCTTCAAGCGAATAATAATCGTTTTGCTCCTTAAGATGATGTATCTCTCCCAACTCCTCAATAAGCTCCTTTTTTTCCGCTTCGGTTATGTCGGCGGATTCCAATTGAGAAATTATCGACGCTTCTTTTTCTTCGAGTTGTTTAATGTCGGGCATCGAGGATTTTACTTCTTCAAGAAGCGTTCTTTCCTTGAATCTTATCAAATCCTGAGGCAAGTAACCGATTCTTGTCCCTTTTTGAATAAGTACTTTGCCGGTTTCAGGCAGTTCCAATCCGCATATTATTTTCAACAAGGTGGACTTGCCCTTGCCGTTGGAACCGACAAGAGCAATTTTATCGTCTCGATTGATTTTAATATTTACGTCTTCGAATAAGTTGTCGCCCGTAAATTGAACGGATAAATTTATTATGTCAATCATAAATTCTTATTTCCGAATAACTGCTACTTTGGACACCGCCACATTATTGGCGTCTCTGTCGTACGCTACAATAATATATATTCCGGAGGAGACGTAATTGCCGTCGTTGTCTCTGCCGTCCCAGTATGCAATTCTTCCTCCGGGGGCTTTGAAGTCTCTTATCAGTTTGTTATTGATATCTATTATTTTTATATAGGAATCGTCGATTAACCCGTCGATTGTCAGAGTGTTTTCGGCGGAATTATTGACGACAAAAGGAGACGGATAAACGAAAATCTCTCCGAAAGATTCGGCGGGCTGTAAAAATGTAGTTTCGATTTTTACAAGTCCGTAATCTGTGCCCGCATAAACAATCCCTCTCTTTTTATCGATTGTAATTGAACGTATCATGTCGTCGGGCAGGGGACTGTTGAGAGACGTAAAATAATTGATAACTTCGAATCCGTCGGATGAAAGCTGCAATAAACCTTTGTTTGTGCCTACCCATTTTTGATCCACGGCGTCGACGGCTATCGAAGTTACCGAAAGTCCCCTGAGAGAAGGGATGGAGATATTTAGCACCGAAGGATTTGAGGGATCCGGTATAATGTTCATACCGAGACTTGTGCCCACCCACAATTGTCCTCTGTTATCGACTTTGAGCGCCGTTATTGTGTTCGTAAGAAGTCCGTTTAATTGACTGATATAGCCCTGTTTGTCGTCGTTTGTGTTTGAGAAAGTTCCGTTTTCGTTATAGTAATAGAGACCGATTCTTCCCGAAAACAAACGGAACCATTTAGTATCGAACTGGTCGATTTCCAACTCGTATGCCAAATCGTTCGAAGACAGCAACGGTTTTGTGAACGAATAGCCGTACCAGTTGCCGTCGGTTGTCAGAACGTAAAGCTGCTGCAGGAAAGTGTTCTGAAGGTTTGTCAGCCAGACGTTGCCTTTGGAATCTTCTTCCATATCTGTGATTACAACAAAATTCGGATCGTTCGGGACTCCCGCCAACGGACTGTTTGAGCTGTTGTAAGCCGTGAGCGCTCCATCCTTATAAACGGCAAAACCTCTTCCCCAGGTGCCTAAGTATACTGCATTTGAAGTTCTTGAAGCGCGCACGCTGAAAACGTCGTTGGTTTGAAGCGAGGGAAATTTCTGATAATTCACTACGTCCCACCGGTTGCCGTCGAATACCATAGCTCCGATGCCTTGCCCGTCTTTTCCTGTGGCAATCCACAGGTTGCCATCAAGGTCTACGTCCATATTTAAAAACGAATTGCTTGGCGGGTTGTCCGGCTTTATTATTCTTTCGATTCCGTTGTCAAGTTCAATTACGCCTGCCGTTGTGCCAATATAGATATTCCCGTTATAAACCGTGACCGATTTAAAATCATAAGAATTATTGTTGTAGATTAACGATTCATTCGAACCGTCGTAGAGGTAAATCGAATTTTTTGTGGCTGCGTATATAAGACTGCCGTCCACGTAAACGTCGACAACGGGAACAGTTTGCAAAGTTAAAATATCCCAGGATGAATTGAATTCGTAAACGCCGTTGTCGGTAGCCGCAATTACTCTATTGTTATAGATATCGAATTTTCGAATCGTACCGAAGAAGCCCGAAGACGGCGACGAATAATTATCCCATGACTCGGGCGCGACAAGATTAATTGTCCCCGGTTTTTGAACTGCAATACCGGAGGAAGTAGCCGTAAAAATTCTCTCTTTTTTGATTACCGCATTTACGTTAATTTCCGTGGAAAAATTTCCGAATTTTGTAAAAGTGTCGTAAAGCGAATAATTATTTTTATTAATCAATACAACGCCGAAAGAAGTGGCTACGAAAATTGTGTCGCCTCTGGCATAAAGATTATTTACTCTTTTTTGAGATTTATCGGACTTATATATATCGAGGATGTTTTTTGTCTCGCCGTTTTCAGTGTCGTAAAAAATTACATAACCCTCTTCTGTGCCGAACCAAATGTTCTTATCGGAATCGACTAAAATCGAAGTGAAATTCTGACTGTTGAGCTTGTCGGCTTTGTTTACGATTACGAACGAAGAATCGCTAGGATTGAACAAGTAAGCTCCTCCGGTTGTGGCAACCCATACTCCTTCATCGGACGTAGTTAGATCGACCACATTATCCATATTAGCATAGACTTCCCAGTTTAATATGTTCTGGGCGTAGATATTCACACAAACAAACAAGAATAACAAAAGGCTTTGGGTTAATCTAAACATATTTTACCGCAAGTTATTATAATTGATAATAAAAGATAATATTTAAACTACATAATTGCATTTAACGAGAAAAAAATAGGAAATGAAAAAAAGATCAGAAATCAAGCGGTGTTCCTGTGAAGCATTTTTCTCATGGCGTCGAGATGGTTCGGAGCTAAATTGAATTTACCCAGATTGTCTTCGTCGTTTTTTTTACCACCGTGAAAATCCGAGCCTCCGCTTTCCAGAAGACAATATTGATTTACGATGCCTTTATAAAACCCGATTTGATTGTCGTTATGGCTAGGATGAATTACTTCAATGCCGTCGAGACCCGCTTCGATAATATTGACAAGAATCGATTCCTTGATGAAACCCGGATGAGCGATAAACGAAAGTCCGCCGGCGTCTTCAATCAGTTTCAAAGCGCTTTGCGGTGAGAAATGAATTTTCCTTTCGTATGCGGGTCCTTTGTCGCCGATATATTTTTCGAACGCTTCGAAGTAATTGTCGATAATTCCGAGGTCGACCAGCGTATAAGCAATATGGGGCCTGCCGATGGCGGAATTTTGAGCTCTGTCAATAACGTCGTCGATTTTAATATTCATTCCGAGATTTCTCAGCTTGTCGACAATCCTTTTGGCGCGGTGGTAGCGTTCTTCTTTGAAAAAAGCGAGATATTTTTTCAGCTCTTCGTTTTTATAGTCGATAAAGTAAGCCAGTAAATGAACTTCAACATTGTCGATGTCGGTGCTTATTTCGAGTCCCGGAATTACTTCTACTCCGAGATCTTTTCCGCATACAATAGCTTTTTCCAATCCGTCGATCGTGTCGTGATCGGTAATGCTGATTGTGCGCAAACCTTTTTCGTAAGCCATTTGAACAATTTCCTCGGGCGAATAGGCGCCGTCCGAGTAGGTAGTATGTATATGCATGTCAATCATATTAGCCGTATAGTTCCTTGAATTTTTCGTAGTCTACAATTCTTATATTCGGTCCGTCGATCTCGATCAAACCTTTTTTGGCAAAAGAATGGAGAGTTCTTGAGATTGTTTCTCTCGAAGTGCCCGCCATATTTGCAATATCCTGTTGAACGGGCAATTTTTCGAGTTCGACTTTGCCTTGTTTTATTTTGCCGATACTTTCGGCAAGTTCGAGTAAGACCGTCGCCACTTTACCTTCGGCGTCTTTGAGCGAGAGCGCTTTTATTTTAACGTCGGCAGACCGAAGGCGGCGCGTGAGTTCTTCGAGAAGCGCCAGGGCTACGTCGTGATGCTCCTTGAGCAATTCGATAAATTCGTTCCTCTGTATAATAAAAATCTCCGAGTCTTCGATTGCTGTAACCGTAGCCGACCTGGCTTGTCCGTCGAGAATTGCCATCTCGCCGAAAAAATCATTCTCCGAGAGTATCGACAGGATAACTTCTTTGCCGTCCTCGCTCGTACGCGATACTTTGACTTTGCCACTCAGAATAATGAACAGCGCAGTGCCGGATTCGTCTTCTTTCAATATTACTTCATTCCTGGAATATATCTTACGAGCGCCGGAAATTTCAATACTTTTTAGAGTGTCATCAGGCAAATTCGAAAAAATCGGCACGTATCTAAGGAAACTCCCCGCCTCCATATCCCTTCCCGAAGTTAATTTAAGAATGATTTTATAAAAATAACTTTTTATAAATCATTTGACAAGTAATTTTATATGTTGTAAAAGTAAGGAAAATAATATAAACGGATTGTATATCCATTATTTGAATTTAATAAAAAACAAGCCGTTTTCCTAAATTAATTAGAACTAATGTTCGCTTTGGTTTAACTAAAACGGTTAATCTAAAAATACTATTAAAAAATTACAGAATCTTAACGCCTCTAAATTGAAAAAGGGGAGATAATTATCTATATTTGTGTCCGAATTTATACACAAATTCGTAATTGGAGGATAAATTATGGCAGTAAAAGTAGGTATTAACGGATTCGGAAGAATCGGCAGATTAGTACTCAACGTACTAGCTGAAAAAGGTTACCTCGGCAAAGAGGTAGACGTTGTAGCTGTTGTAGATATCAGCACAGACGCAAAATATTTTGCTTATCAGTTAAAATATGATTCCGTTCACGGAAAATTCAAAGGAACACTCGGAAGCGAAAAAAGCGATCCGTCGCTTGAAGCCGACGATGTGCTTGTCGTCAACGGACATAAAATCAAATGTGTAATGGCTCAGAAAGAGCCCTCCCAATTGCCCTGGAAAGATCTCGGAGTAGACATTGTAATCGAATCGACAGGGTTGTTTACCAGTTTCGACAAAGCCAAAGGTCATATCGACGCAGGCGCTAAAAAAGTATTGATTACGGCTCCGGGCAAAGGCGACGTTAAAACAATCGTTATGGGCGTGAACGACGATTCGTACGATCCCGAAAAGGACGTCATCGTTTCGAACGCTTCGTGTACAACTAACTGTCTTGCTCCCGTTGTTCACGTGTTGATGAAAGAAGGAATCGGAATCGAAACCGGTTTGATGACCACAATCCACTCTTACACAGCAACTCAAAAAACCGTCGACGGTCCATCGAAAAAAGACTGGAGAGGCGGAAGAGCCGCAGCCATCAATATCATACCTTCGTCCACCGGCGCCGCAAAAGCGGTCGGACAGGTATTGCCTTCGACCAAAGGCAAATTGACCGGTATGTCGTTCCGTGTGCCTACCGCAGACGTTTCGGTTGTAGACCTTACATTCCGCTCCGAAAGAGACACTTCGATCGAAGAAATCGACGAGTTGATGAAAAAAGCTTCCGAAACATACCTCAAAGGTATTCTCGGTTACTGCGACGAAGAAGTTGTATCGACCGATTTCATTCACGACGAACGTTCTTCGATTTACGACTCGCTGGCTACTCTTAAAAACAACTTGCCGGGAGAAAAGAGATTCTTCAAAATCGTTTCCTGGTACGATAACGAATGGGGTTATTCCTGCAGAGTTGTCGATTTACTCCTTAAAATGAGTAAATAATATCGACTAAATTTAAGGAAAGACGCAGTCGACGGAAAAGCCGCGCTGCGTCTTTTTTATATCGGGTAAAGAAAATCGATGGAGGATAAAATGAAAAAATTAAGTATCGACAAAGTAGACCTCAAAGGAAAAAGAGTTCTGGTTCGCGTGGATTTCAACGTGCCTTACGATGAAAACATGAATATTACTGACGACTTGAGAATTAGAGCCGCGTTGCCGACAATTAAAAAAATAATGTCCGACGGCGGAAAAGCAATTTTAATGAGTCATCTCGGCAGACCCAAAGGGAATCCGAATCCCAAGTATTCCTTAAAACCGGTTGCAGCTCGTTTGAGCGAATTGCTCGGAAAAGAAGTGAAATTCGCCCCTGATTGCATAGGCGATGAAGTAAAAGCCATGGCTGATTCTCTGCAGGAAGGCGATGTATTGTTGCTGGAGAATTTGCGTTTTCACGCTGAAGAAGAGAAGAACGACCCCGAATTTGCAAAACAGCTTGCAAGTTTAGGAGACGTTTATATTAACGACGCCTTCGGAAGCGCGCACCGCGCTCATGCTTCCACGGAAGGCGTTACAAAATATATCGACGTATGCGCCGCCGGTTACCTGATGCAAAAAGAATTGGACTATCTCGGCGGAGCCATCGCAAATCCCGAACGCCCGTTTACGGCTATTCTGGGCGGTTCGAAAATATCGGGCAAGATTGACGTCATCGAAAATCTCCTGCCGAAAGTAGACAACCTTTTGATCGGCGGAGGAATGGCTTATACGTTTTATAAAGCGATGGGTTACGAAATCGGTAAGTCTCTGCTTGAGGAAGAGAAGATTGACCTTGCCAAAGAAATGCTCGAGAAATTCAAAACATCCGGAAAGAACGTATTGCTGCCGAAGGACAACGTGGTAGCTCCGGAATTCAATAACGACGCTCCCGCCGAAGTAGTCGACTCGGATAAAATACCCGCCGACAAAATGGGGCTCGATATAGGACCGAAAACAATAGAAGCTTTCAGAAAAGTAATCCTCGAAAGCAAAACAATAATCTGGAACGGGCCGCTCGGCGTTTTCGAATTCGATAATTTTGCAAAAGGCACCTTTGCAATTGCAGAAGCGCTTGCCGAAGCTACGGCTAAAGGAGCAAAAACCATAATCGGAGGCGGCGATTCTGCCGCGGCAATTAAAAAAGCAAATCTCGAAGATAAAGTCTCTCACGTTTCGACCGGGGGAGGCGCCTCGCTTGAATTCCTCGAAGGCAAAGTCCTGCCGGGCGTTGCCGCTTTGAACGACGACAATTGATAATTTATGCCGGGGCTGACTCCTTTCGATGAGTCAGCCCGCATTTAATTTCTTCGATGTAGGGCATTTCTCGTAAAAAAAAATTATTTTCGTATATAAAAAAGAGCGATTAATAAATGGGACTTGATTCAAGAGATTATTATCGGCCGTCTGGTTTCGGAGGCTTTTCCTTCTTCCCGAAGGTAATAAAAAATTTACTGATTATTAATGTAGTTGTATTTTTAATTCAGTTAATATTCGAGAACTTTACATTCGGGGGTATTCCCGGATGGTATTTCTTAAACAGATATTTCGCGCTTAATCCGATCTCGGGCTTCGATCAACTCGGAGAGCCTTATAATTTCCAGATATGGCAATTTATAACTTACCAGTTTATGCACGGCAGTTTTACCCATATTCTGTTTAATATGTTTATGCTCTGGATGTTCGGAATGGAAATTGCGAATTTAATGGGCCCGAGAAAGTTTTTGATATTTTATCTGGCGTGCGGAATAGGCGCCGGACTCTTCCAGATATTATTGTCGCCTCTGCTGGGTTCGGTCTCGGCGCCGACAATCGGAGCTTCGGGCGCGGTTTTCGGAATAATGATCGCATTTGCAATGTTTTTCCCCGACCGATATATTTTGTTCTATTTCCTTATCCCTATCAAAGCCAAATATTTGATCGCAATTCTTGTATTGTTCGAATTCGTTTCCGTAAACGAGCCCACAATCGTAGCTCACCTGGCTCACATCGGCGGAGCAGTTACGGGATTCCTTTTCATTATGCTCGACCGCAACTATCATTTCAGATTCGATAATTTGTTCAATTTATTTAAACGGAGCAAAAGTTTCGGCAGCTCCGCTAAATTCAGAAAGCCGCGTAAATTCAAAGGAACTGAAATCGAAGAAGCCGAATTCTATGAATTGGATTCCGACGAAGAAGAAATTACACAGGAAGAGATCGACAGAATTCTGGACAAAATTAGCCAAAGCGGGTACCAAAATTTGACGGAACGTGAAAAGAGAATTCTTTTTGAAGCCAGTAAAAGAAAATAAAATTATACTGTTGGCATTCTTTTTTTGCCCGCATTATTTTTCGGTTGCAAACAAAAAACTCAGATCGAAGATCGGATCGCTTCGGAGCTATACGTTCACATTTTGATAATCAATGAAAAATACGGCGCCGAATCAGATTCCTCAAAAGTTTATAAAAAAGAACTTTTCAAAAAATACAATATCGATGAAAAACAGTTTGATGATTATTTGAAGAGTCTTGAAGAAGATAAAGAAAAGTGGGAACTATTTTTTAATTTATCGGAAGAATATCTTAACCGTTTGAAGGCGGATGGAAATATTAACTGAATCCTTTCCGGGCAAGAGCGATTCGCAATTTGGAATAACTGATTTTTCCCTCAAAAATTTTATACAGGTTTTTAATGTCTCGTATCCCCTCGTTAATTTTTTCATTGATAAGTTCGAGCTCGCCTTTATCGAAGAGATAATCCGTTTCCAGTTCCGGCAATATCCCGATTAAAGTTTCGAGCTGAACTGAGATTACGGATTCCGGCAAACCGGTTATCGACGACATGTCTCTTAAAGAATATCTCTTTTGAACGAGCTCGTAAATTTTCCGGAAGTTTTGAGGAAGATTTTTCTCGGAAAGTTTTTTATCTAAAGAATTTTCTTCCTCTGCGGTTTTAATTACCGACAGAATTTCTTCTCCCAATTTATTGTACATATATTTTGTGAATCCGCGTATCGACATCAACTCCGAATAAGACGATGGTTTGCGACGGGCTATTTCAATCAAAACGTCGTCGGGACAAATCATATATGCAGGCTGATTGAATTTTTGAGAGGCTTCTTTCCGTATTTCTTTCAATTTATTCAAAAGGATCAAACGGGATTCGTAATCGTTCAAATCGTCTCTTTTAATGGCGACTTTTAATTTTACAAGTCCGTTCTTGCACTCGATTTTATTTTCGTTTTGCAAATCGGTAATCGAGTCCTCGATTTCCCAGGCGGCAAAATGAGCGCATGAGGCATACGAAGCGTAATTGCTGTAGTTAGGATCGGCGCCCGTTAATATTTTTGTTAGCGTTTGCGTATGTAAAGGATTGTTGTATTCTCTCAATACGCTGAGAATATGTCCCTTTATATAATCGTTGTCGGATAGCGCGATTTTTACGTTTGTGCAGTTATCGCACTTGCCGCATTCGTAATTATCGTTTTTCTCGCCGAAGTAATCCAGTATGAATTTCATACGGCAGTCGTTAGTATGCGCATAGTCTATCATTCGTTGCAATTTCGTGCGGTGGTGTTTAATCAGGCGTTCGTTGTCCGAAAAGTCGAACTTCAGCAGATCATTCCGAAGCCTTTCTTTAATAAATTTGATTTCAACATGGAGGGTAGGTCTCGTAAAATTAATTATGCCGCTTCGATCGAGAAGTTCGAGATTTTCCGCAATTTCTTTTT comes from Melioribacter roseus P3M-2 and encodes:
- a CDS encoding rhomboid family protein, producing the protein MGLDSRDYYRPSGFGGFSFFPKVIKNLLIINVVVFLIQLIFENFTFGGIPGWYFLNRYFALNPISGFDQLGEPYNFQIWQFITYQFMHGSFTHILFNMFMLWMFGMEIANLMGPRKFLIFYLACGIGAGLFQILLSPLLGSVSAPTIGASGAVFGIMIAFAMFFPDRYILFYFLIPIKAKYLIAILVLFEFVSVNEPTIVAHLAHIGGAVTGFLFIMLDRNYHFRFDNLFNLFKRSKSFGSSAKFRKPRKFKGTEIEEAEFYELDSDEEEITQEEIDRILDKISQSGYQNLTEREKRILFEASKRK